Genomic DNA from Misgurnus anguillicaudatus chromosome 18, ASM2758022v2, whole genome shotgun sequence:
AGGTGGCCACTGTGGTGCTTGATGTATCAGAGATGCAATTATCATCTGAGGATGTAGATGTTTTAGAAGTATTTGAAGTGTTGGTTATCTAAACAGGATTTGGATACATAACAGAAACCATATGGTAAATAATCTTTTTGAATTACAGACAAAGAACTGTATGAATTGTTTCTTTCCATTTATAAGAACCTAATTGCGAATTCAAATATAAATGGGCACAGCACTAACTGTAAAACAGAGCATTAAAACCCAATGTCACATTCTTAATTTCCCTGAAAGGTGCTGTagttgatttttaaacagatttatGGCCTTGTAAAGCAATAACCTCTTTTAAATCATATAATAATGTGTAAATTAAGATGAGGGGTTGTGACCTATACAATTACTTCCTGCATATTTAGCTCTGTCTGATGATTAAAGCACTGTGCACTAGCATCTCTCAAGTTTAAAGTAAGCAGTCTCATCACCGTAGCTCTTATTTGTTATTTCGCACTCCCATCATCATTCAGGTCAATGGGATTTAAGAGGAAATGGCAAAGGTTATTGAGGAGGGTTTTTTCAAGCATCAGGCTTGATAAttttttactctctctctctctctctcatgtcaACATACAGACTTTTTTAAACAGTGTTAATGGTGTGGAATTGATTACTAATTGCTGTGGACTGGGCTGTTCTGACGGCAGTATTGACTACAACCATGCAGAAAATGCATTTGAACCCATTCATAATATTACTCTGGTGCCATCTATTGATGAAATGCGAGATTCAACAATTTGTTGATTTCGTCATGGCTCAATCGACTCTAAATAAACTGTGACCCTATGACTGTGACGAAAgggatgttttatatttttgagtAAATTCAAAAATAAACTTGATGTGGATTATTCCTAAGTGCAGCAAAGTGtggtttttaatattttacgcTGATTCAAAAATTATTAACAATGTATGGCTCAATCGACTCTAAATGAACTGTGACCCTATGACTGTGACGAAAgggatgttttatatttttgagtAAATTCAAAAATAAACTTGATGTGGATTATTCCTAAGTGCAGCAAAGTGtggtttttaatattttacgctgattaaaaattattaacaatGTCGTGCATGCGTGTTATAAATATTAACACTGTGAAATGCGAATATTAAATTATCATATTGCATAATTTGACTGACAACCCGGTTCACCGAgaacgtcaaagtaccgcgagagcaaacTCCTCGCGTGCTTTTGAactgctctcgcggtactttgatgtcatagcCCCATTACTATGCGAAGCTCAGCGTCGTCGACCACGTTCATTCATCCATTTGCGGCCACAAGAGGGAGACGTTAACAACGAAAATGGCGGAAAGTATGGCGCTGGAAACATGTCTAGCTTTTTTGTTAGCCGATTGTTACGATGATGAAGATATCCTTAATGTAAACGTGACTACCAAACGACGTAAAACCAGGTAAGGAAAAACGAATGTGTGTAGCTCGTGTTTAAATTAAGTAAACAGACCGCATCGTTTGCGTCGTGCAACGCGCGCTTTTTATGCTCTGTTTACACACTAGCATACTACAATGAAGACTATAACGTTTGAGATATCCACGGTGTTAAAACTTATTCTTTTGACATTCATTTGTTTTCCAATACAGTGTTAATCAAGAAAACGAACGAACCGCTCCTCCACAAAGGTAAGGTGATTTACATGGCACTGATGGTGTTTATAAATAAACGTAAGTCTAACGTTGTCCGTTTCACAGGGCTCAGGGCCCAAGAACCAGTTCCAATACTGTTCTGGAAATCCTGACAATCGGCGACTTTAAAAGTCACTTCCGGCTGACACCAACTCAAACTGAGGTAACGTTACTTGATTATTTCTTGTTGCAAGAAAACATtgtggggcggtttcccggacggGGCTTAAGCCTACTCACagactaacttaaatgttagtgttgtcttaatcgaaaacaacttgctttgacacatcttaaaatatatcagtgcaggtgttgtgtctcaagatgcacaccagtaatgtttatttttaaatcatatttttaaaaatgacttaaatatccCAGTTctgtcttaaactaatccctgtctggaaaaTAACCCATGTGAATTCTAATGATTTTTATTACAAATACAATTTGTGTGTTTTGACCTTGTTCCACTATGATTGAATGGTGTAGTTGGTTCCCATCTGTCAGATTATAACATTACACTAATAGAACCCAACCCGTTACAAGTAGAGAACCATAATGGAGACTAAAAGTTTTCATTAAAAACCAATACAACTTCCATTATAACTTTCTCTCATATTGTTGTTTGGTTCTGTGTACTTGTAATTTAATGtgtcattaaaggattagtccattttcttaaaaatcaatCCAGATGATTTGCTCactaccatgtcatccagggtgttgatgtctttctttgttcggtcgagaggaagttatgttttttgaggagagcgttccaggatttttctcattttggtggaccccaacacttaacagttttaatgcagtctaaaattgcagtttcaactcagctttaaaggactctaaacaatcccaaacgaggcataagggtcttatcgagcgaaatgattgtcatttttggcaataaaagcattccttctgcTAGAAAAAAATGTGAACAACAACGTTccaatgtgtaatatgcatgagagctcaaataaaacaacaaactgttctcaaactGATATGTGCGCAGTTTGATTGAAATTAATTGGTTTggaaaaaacaagatttctgaaaaatgtaaaaatgtgagttatctcgttttggaaccaaacttttaatttataaacaaattgtacattttctgtttgtgtgtgtaacatTTGTAGGAGTTGGTACGAGTGCTGAAACCCTGTAAATGGACCGCAATCAATCAGGAGGGATGGACAGTGTGCCATGCAGTTCTTGCTAGTCTGTGGACTTTGTCTACCCAGGAGTCTTTTCAGGGTGTAGCAAGTCGCTTCCATGCCACCGAGACAATTATTTGTGATCAGCTGTATGAATTTTGCTCTCTGGTTACCAGCACATTGGCAAACAAAATCCACTGGCCCGAGGGGAAAGAAGCAGAAATGTCCGTGAAGGGGTTCTATTCTACTGTGGGCATACCGGGCACCCTCTGTGTAGTAGGAACCAGTTATATTAATATCGACAAACCTACTGATGTCCCAGACCCAGAGGTATATAAAACAGGGCAGTCCTACTCTGTAAAACTAATGGCTTTTTGCAACTACAGGGGTCGTTTTACCTATGTGACTGCAGAACACCCCAGAAGCTGGCTTAACTCGAGGGCCCTGTCAGCAACAGAGGTTGGCAAGCTAATGCAGGAAGACCCAGTGGTTTTGCTGCAAGGCAAACACATCATAGGTGATTGCACGTACCCGCTTTCCGAGCACCTTCTTACCCCATTTCCTGATTATTCAACACTGGGACAGAAAAGGGAATGTTACAATCGAAGAGTGCAGTCAGCACTTAAAGTGGTCCAGGACTCTATCTATACTTTGAAGTTTAGCTTTCAGAGGCTTAGATATCTGCAGAAGCATGACATTTACCAAACTAACATAGCTTTGGAGGCCTGCTGTATTCTATATAACATGTTCCTTGAAACATGTAGCATGCCAGCAAACTGGGTAGAGGAAAATACTCCCCAAAAACCTTTCCATGAACTACCCTATGGGCATTCTGGAAGTCTCGGTGGAATATCTAAGAGACAGGACATTGCAACTacacttagacgaattaataaaaaaaagaaaattgtgTAGAAGTAGATATTTATACTCATCTTTGGTTTGACAACGCACCATGTTGTTAAAGAAAATCAAAGTTTCAGTTTAttatgtttcagtttttttacagtgataacTAGGATTGAGTATACTGcagtaaaatgtttttagtaacAACAAAAAGTCTGTCTATTAAAAGTGTAACCTCTGTAAATATCCAAAAAATTGTTATCTGCAGATCATTTAGTGTTAGTGGGCttgtaaattacaaaaaatgtttttcaatttTGGAAACTCCTTCATGCTGATGTACAAATAGCTGTACTGAATATATTGTTTTTACACTCAATTGTTTTGGTGTGGTTTGACTTTTTCTAATAAAGAAAATCAATACAACGAAAGAAAAGGATATCTTTTTTATAGTAATAGTGTTGACTCCTAAATAAGGTATGTTTTACATTTCACATTTCATGTGAAAAACTTTATTCACCAATATATagatacagttgtgttcaagcagtgtactaataaaagtgaataatgtgcaaaaaaatgttataaagtttatttccttatttcaaatgtattgaGAACATTACATATTCAATtccaaatcaaagcattaacaAAATTATCAAGTCTGTCTTATTTTAAACGAAGGCAAAAAATATTGAgctgttcaaaaaaatagcagtgccAACATTTTTCTTTGTAGGCACTTAAAACTGAAGAAATTTCTTAAGATTTATTCTTTAATCTATTTAGTTACTAATATTTAGTGCATAACCACTGCTGCACATCGGTCTCAAATCGAGTCAACTAACTTCAACCGACCACAGTTCCTGTCAATTTTTAGGTTTTGCATCCGAAACTGCATTTTTAGCGACACCCCACAAGTTTTCAATGAGGTAGAGATCAGGGGATTgagctggccactccataacctCAATCATTTTTGTCTGGAACCAAGATTTTGCCCTCTTGCTTGTGTGTTTGGGgttgttgtcttgttgaaacaccCTTCTTGCAAATAGTTTGGCTTCAATCAGATGTCTTCTGATAGTCACAGACAGTACTTACAGATCATTTTTGAACTTTTCTTCCATGTGTTGCAGCTTTTTGTTGCCATTCTAGAGCATTTCAGATCATTTTAGTTGAGCACCTTAAACTTTGgggcttttttatatttttacacctcttaaatcaactttttaatcaaattgcGTTGTTCCTCTGAGCAATGAGGGAACAGTCCATTTTACTTAGAAATTCAGCAGcagatatattttataacaatgGGTGAAATATTTGCTTTCCTTCTTACTTAATGAAGGAAAAAAGGAGCAGTTTTTTCACAGAATGAACTAATTTTCTTATCTTcacactgctattattttgatcaTGCCACTTTCAATAAATGAGTCAATTCCTCAGAATAAGTAGTGTGGATATCATTACAAATGGGTCTATTGTTTTTCTATCACACTATTAAATCTGTAAGTAAGTCATTTCCAATGCACAAAATATTACTGCTACTAATAACAGTGGTTTATCAGGTTACTAATGTTGCATTGCTATTTTTCTGAACATATATATGTAACTTGCATACTGATAGATGATCTGAgcatctttattattattattacatcacTTCACCTTCTGTTTTCTCATTCATCTCTGTATCTGCATTGTGGCTTAACTCATAACAGAGTTAAcagttttttgggggggggggggggtctcccggacagggattaatttaaaccaggactaggccttagtttaagtaggaaatataactagttgtaacaaacatgccttactaaaaacattaagtGTATGcaattttgaggcaaaacaaagggcactggtgtatttaaagatatgtcagggcaagttgttttcagtttggatagctcttacatttattttagtctaggactagtctaatccctgtccgggaaaccgcccctttaagTAACGACTGAGTTATTTATCCCCGACATGAAAGAGAGTGAGTTAGATCTAAATCAAAATTATAAAATCTAAATAAGCATTAAAAGTTATAATGAATTTTATAAATGAATTTATAATGAATAAACTGTTAATCGATTAATAGGGATGCACATTTTCACTTTTTGGGTTTTAATTAGTACTTTTTTGATATTACTGATCAATTgtaattgtttaacttattcAACAAAAAATCAGTTTTAACAGTGTCATCAATGCTGTTATTTGTGTTTGGTGAAGATTAAATAGAAGTTTAAAAAGGTATAAAAAAGACTCCaaaggaaaaaaaaatacaaaaaacatttgttatagGTGGGATAAAAAGTTAAGTTTTTAATTAGTTTTGTGAAATTACACATTTTCAGTTCGTTTACATACCCCTTACAGATTATTTGAGTTCATTTTCAAAGCAACATAAGACActaaaatgtattccacaaagcttttaatattttaatattgtgtgcTGCCTAAAAGTGTAGTGATGTGCACAGGGTTCATGCAAGATGACAAAAAACATTCTACATGTAGAGATCAGAATTCATGGTAGGAAATATTCAATACATTCCTTAATCTACACATTAGACAACACACAGAATACGAAGGCTGATTATTTTCTGACAATTCAAATAACATTATCTTCATCTTATGGCAGTTTGGTTTCACAccaattaatgaaaaaaaataaatcgtACAGAATCAAGTTTCTGACAGCAATGGACCACTTAAGGACACAAGttaaaatctttattgaaaAAAATTTTTGATGTGGGAACTAGATACTATCCAGTGTCAATTTTACACCATCTCAATCTGATAATGAACCCACTTCAATATAGTCTGGTTATATAATATAGAcgaaatacatttattttgggaTCAATAGCTTGGAGATTAAATAATTTATGTTTCCACTGCGGTAAAGGCTGTATTGACTGTTGTGTCCCAAGCTTGAACAATGACACTTAGCAGGATGTATGAAAAACatgaagaaataaaaatattaaattaacttATAATTCTGACCTCCAAACTACCAATTTGAAATTTTGAACATTGCTTTTATTCCCCTCAAATCTAAAACAAAATGTTTCTTGGAAATGGTATATGTAAGAATAAAAGATCCATAAACCAGTCAAATGGttaattaaacaattttttGTTTACCTAAATCAAAACTTTAGTTGTAATATTACTCAACCATTGTAAACCACTCtgaattacaaaaaaacaattgggggggtttgtccttttttttttaaatttaaaagaaCACAAACACTTCAAAAAAATAACTCCAACTCAGTGGGAGATGACACAAGGAGGAGTAAGTAATGACAGAATTAGTAACCAAGTAAACAGAACTAACTAAAGATGTACTGTGACTACGGACATTGCCAATCGGGCTCATCTAGAATTAGTTTCCAAAACCAAAAAAGCCCTTGAAGTAGCCTGTGATGCCACCTTTGCCCTTTTGCTCAACCTTGTCATCAAGAGGTGGAAAAGCAACATGGTTGAGTGCCAGGTCAAAGAAGAGAGGCTTGCATGGGATTGGCTGGAATTCTGGAGGGAACTGCACCAGATTGGGCTGCTTGCTCAGGAGGATGGGGTCATGTCTGAAAGTATCCAAATGCTGAGACAGAGGCGTAGTGTCTTTAAACGGCTGTTGCGCAGGTACCTCAGCAACATCCTCGGTGTCCAAGATGGCTGCGGCCTGAAGGGAGTACTTTTCAGTATTGACCTCAGTAATCAGCTCCTGGACATCCGGGAGATCCTTGATGCTGTTTTTGAGGCTCTTGGCTTTTACCTGCACCTCTTTGGCATATTTCAAAACCCTTTCATATAGAACAAGAGCTTCACTCCATTTCTTCACAAGAACATAAGACTGCGCTATATAGAAACACCTGTAGGCCTTGTGCACCAGAGTCTTGAATGCCACCTCTTTCTGAAAGATCTGATCTTCCTCTAGACCCTGCAGAGTTGACAGCTCAGCTAGACTCTGTAAGATGATATCATAGAGTCGTATGAGGTCTTGCGGTCGCGGTCCTCTCTTGTTCTCATCAGTCTGGGGTTCCTTCAGTTTAGCCTGCAGTACATGAGCCATGCTCTCATTTCTTTTCACTACGGTCCACAGTTTGATATATGTCAGGTAGCTATGCAGGTATTGAAGATTGGACACCTTGCCACTTTCAGCATTGTCTGCGGCCCTCTGCTTCACATCAGTCCGGAGCTCCTCTCGGACAGCCTGGATGGTTTCTCTGCACTCTGCCAGCAGACTCTCATACAGATGCTCTTTTGTCTCCTCATTATCTGCCTTTGCAATAGCAGCTTCATTGTCTGCCAAACCCAAAAGGAAGATCCTGGCCTTATCAATTTTAACAGGAACCGTACGACCCCTCCACTCAACCTCACTCATCATAGCTGCCTGCTTAGCTCTTGTCTGGGTGATCAGCACCTCCAATTTTTCAGCCATCATGCCGCCACCTCCTCCTGCACTCAGTCTCATCTGCATGAGGtcatttatagcattttgatcACCAATGTTATATGCACAGTATCGGATGTTTGGTGAGATCTCCTCCACTCTTTGATGATAAAGCACTGCTTGTTCCTCAGTAAAGGCACTTGCCAGTTTCTCATATATAGTCTTGCACTTAT
This window encodes:
- the LOC129429825 gene encoding uncharacterized protein, encoding MAESMALETCLAFLLADCYDDEDILNVNVTTKRRKTSVNQENERTAPPQRAQGPRTSSNTVLEILTIGDFKSHFRLTPTQTEELVRVLKPCKWTAINQEGWTVCHAVLASLWTLSTQESFQGVASRFHATETIICDQLYEFCSLVTSTLANKIHWPEGKEAEMSVKGFYSTVGIPGTLCVVGTSYINIDKPTDVPDPEVYKTGQSYSVKLMAFCNYRGRFTYVTAEHPRSWLNSRALSATEVGKLMQEDPVVLLQGKHIIGDCTYPLSEHLLTPFPDYSTLGQKRECYNRRVQSALKVVQDSIYTLKFSFQRLRYLQKHDIYQTNIALEACCILYNMFLETCSMPANWVEENTPQKPFHELPYGHSGSLGGISKRQDIATTLRRINKKKKIV
- the srp68 gene encoding signal recognition particle subunit SRP68, with translation MATEQQTNQVKLQTMDENKENDIDGSLGLEILQIIKDSQLQHGLRHGDYQRYRGYCSRRLRRLRKTLGFKMGNRHKYTGKKVTVEMLSDSRHLLLVLMEAERAWSYAMQLKQEANTEPRKRFHLMARLRKAAKHGEQLAKLCESPRVDARTKLEAQAYIAYLTGMVQFELQEWKSAMEALNKCKTIYEKLASAFTEEQAVLYHQRVEEISPNIRYCAYNIGDQNAINDLMQMRLSAGGGGGMMAEKLEVLITQTRAKQAAMMSEVEWRGRTVPVKIDKARIFLLGLADNEAAIAKADNEETKEHLYESLLAECRETIQAVREELRTDVKQRAADNAESGKVSNLQYLHSYLTYIKLWTVVKRNESMAHVLQAKLKEPQTDENKRGPRPQDLIRLYDIILQSLAELSTLQGLEEDQIFQKEVAFKTLVHKAYRCFYIAQSYVLVKKWSEALVLYERVLKYAKEVQVKAKSLKNSIKDLPDVQELITEVNTEKYSLQAAAILDTEDVAEVPAQQPFKDTTPLSQHLDTFRHDPILLSKQPNLVQFPPEFQPIPCKPLFFDLALNHVAFPPLDDKVEQKGKGGITGYFKGFFGFGN